One segment of Eulemur rufifrons isolate Redbay chromosome 4, OSU_ERuf_1, whole genome shotgun sequence DNA contains the following:
- the LOC138382990 gene encoding NEDD4-binding protein 2-like 1 isoform X7 — translation MEDSFLESFGRLSLQQQQQQQQPPPPRPPPPRGTPPRRQSFRKHLYLLRGLPGSGKTTLARDDWSEPCPGSLKIGPLDLLHH, via the exons atggAGGACAGTTTTCTTGAatcctttgggaggctgagcctccagcagcagcagcagcagcagcagccgccgccgcctcgGCCGCCGCCCCCGCGGGGGACACCTCCGCGCCGCCAGAGCTTTAGGAAACACCTCTACCTCCTGCGAGGCCTCCCGGGCTCCGGGAAAACCACATTGGCCAG GGACGACTGGAGTGAGCCCTGTCCTGGGAGTCTGAAGATTGGGCCTTTAGATCTACTTCATCACTAA